From the Arvicola amphibius chromosome 2, mArvAmp1.2, whole genome shotgun sequence genome, one window contains:
- the Wnt16 gene encoding protein Wnt-16: MDRAALLALPSVCALWAAVLSLFPCGTQGNWMWLGIASFGVPEKLGCAGLPLNSRQKELCKRKPYLLPSIREGARLGIQECRSQFRHERWNCMVATATSAPLATSPLFGYELSSGTKETAFIYAVMAAGLVHSVTRSCSAGNMTECSCDSTLQNGGSPSEGWHWGGCSDDVQYGMWFSRKFLDFPIRNTTGQESKVLLAMNLHNNEAGRQAVAKLMSVDCRCHGVSGSCAVKTCWKTMSSFEKIGHFLKDKYENSIQISDKAKRKMRRREKGQTQTPIHKDDLLYVHKSPNYCVENKKLGIPGTQGRECNRTSGGADGCNLLCCGRGYNTHVVRHVERCECKFIWCCYVRCRRCESMTDVHTCK; the protein is encoded by the exons ATGGACAGAGCGGCGCTCCTGGCCCTGCCCAGCGTTTGTGCGCTGTGGGCAGCTGTGCTCTCGCTGTTCCCCTGTGGAACCCAGGGCAACTGGAT GTGGCTGGGCATTGCCTCCTTTGGGGTACCGGAGAAGCTGGGCTGCGCTGGCTTGCCTCTGAACAGCCGCCAGAAGGAGCTGTGCAAGAGGAAACCGTACCTGCTGCCTAGCATCAGAGAGGGCGCCCGGCTGGGCATTCAGGAGTGCAGGAGCCAGTTCCGACACGAGCGGTGGAACTGTATGGTCGCCACCGCCACCTCCGCCCCGCTCGCCACCAGCCCCCTCTTTGGCTATGAGCTTAGTAGCG GCACCAAGGAGACAGCATTCATTTACGCCGTTATGGCTGCAGGCCTGGTGCACTCGGTCACCAGGTCATGCAGTGCTGGAAACATGACGGAATGTTCCTGCGACAGCACTTTGCAAAATGGTGGCTCTCCAAGCGAAGGCTGGCATTGGGGGGGATGCTCTGATGATGTCCAGTACGGCATGTGGTTCAGCAGAAAGTTTCTAGATTTCCCCATCAGGAACACCACAGGACAAGAAAGCAAAGTGCTCCTAGCCATGAATCTACACAACAACGAAGCAGGAAGGCAG GCTGTCGCCAAGTTAATGTCTGTCGACTGCCGCTGTCATGGAGTTTCCGGCTCCTGCGCTGTGAAAACCTGCTGGAAAACTATGTCCTCTTTTGAAAAGATTGGgcattttttaaaggataaatatGAAAACAGCATCCAGATTTCAGACAAAGCCAAGAGGAAAATGCGCAGGAGAGAAAAAGGTCAGACGCAGACACCCATCCATAAAGACGACCTGCTGTACGTTCATAAGTCTCCCAACTACTGTGTGGAGAACAAGAAACTGGGAATTCCTGGGACACAGGGCAGAGAATGCAACCGTACGTCAGGAGGTGCCGATGGCTGCAACCTCCTCTGCTGTGGCCGGGGCTACAACACGCACGTGGTCAGGCACGTGGAGAGGTGTGAGTGTAAGTTCATCTGGTGCTGCTACGTCCGCTGCCGGAGGTGTGAAAGTATGACTGACGTCCACACGTGTAAGTAA